From one Tsukamurella tyrosinosolvens genomic stretch:
- a CDS encoding ATP-binding protein, producing MGTHVPPLSWRKGNIIAAEDGTVWCNYFLTGININAYRAEQAGAAQTSHEMLYTALSDLPSDDIMFTGFRARTDPMEIMDRITASIPDWDPEHHKFLGQLLNEFFQRMQTGEFVEFDRIYWVAVAHNKGAGAKDRLVSSVVDVDPHEGLDLTNLGDFEKACFTSIPSEFRPVRTTPNAVDWAFDRATTRGLTVPTKPKLVPGSAKPSEKSYPEVAFDEAAESTALYSKFLEDVREGRGYVKSLHKVDKRRAFFKRFRTLSNGKIMAISQPGKRTAEMPDGPVSYQSCMAIARYPSDWSDQVSSFTYIVDQAIGVDADFTLRLRFDQSLVDTGTFSSTDKNLVSEGMANAADEFEAFSYVERRDELRDFHAAVKADSSRRGMQVTAIFAFGHKNLDHLQSRLSALTQRFRSNGFVPILPVGGQKELWTMMMPGSSRTGLGDDLLQTTTAHWFSGAIPLRRSFAGDQTGVPIAINKENANGQIILVNLINATDRGNASIAFTGAQGGGKSHAMKLILMWIVALNRYASIIDHSKHGEWAVYCRPLARTQVVNAASGETSTGDRRVMDPLKCLPSPAAETVMLAHYLPLFELDTKSVEASYFAQILRPAFREPRGITSTRRLMEYLRNSGDAAAQTLLLHFDHWAALHFTAAFIDPVPKDDNDKGLPPFDDLNDLARRMEIGDNPYATVFRTQDLPVYRGDKENGGSDINKWAAAAYGSIARITAYRFEVIRSTCVFLADEISFLKGNEDVLELLIRNFDRTGRKDRNLVVAGSQHAEDFDHNYTMIERIGALRQRTKQNAIAALRHVGLPILDAIVDVMVTKTSPPDPDNDNLVRAGRHGEGWWNDGNNNIVRVQYLPILSSKLARFSDTTASNMLRESDLRSAPEREAA from the coding sequence ATGGGTACCCACGTTCCGCCGCTCTCGTGGCGCAAGGGCAACATCATCGCGGCCGAGGACGGCACGGTGTGGTGCAACTACTTCCTCACTGGGATCAACATCAACGCCTACCGCGCAGAGCAGGCGGGCGCAGCCCAGACGTCGCACGAGATGCTGTACACGGCGCTCTCCGACCTTCCGAGCGACGACATCATGTTCACCGGGTTCCGTGCTCGCACGGACCCGATGGAGATCATGGATCGGATCACCGCGAGCATCCCGGACTGGGATCCCGAGCACCACAAGTTCCTGGGACAGCTGCTCAACGAGTTCTTCCAGCGGATGCAGACCGGCGAGTTCGTCGAGTTCGATCGCATCTACTGGGTCGCGGTCGCGCACAACAAGGGCGCCGGGGCCAAAGACCGCCTCGTCTCGTCGGTCGTCGATGTGGATCCGCACGAGGGCCTGGACCTGACGAACCTCGGAGACTTCGAGAAGGCCTGCTTCACCTCGATCCCCTCGGAGTTCCGACCGGTCCGCACGACACCGAACGCCGTCGACTGGGCATTCGACCGCGCTACGACTCGTGGACTCACCGTTCCCACCAAGCCGAAGCTGGTACCCGGATCGGCCAAGCCCTCCGAGAAGTCCTATCCCGAGGTCGCGTTCGACGAAGCAGCAGAGTCGACCGCGCTGTACTCGAAGTTCCTCGAAGACGTCCGTGAGGGCCGCGGCTACGTCAAGTCGCTGCACAAGGTGGACAAGCGGCGAGCGTTCTTCAAGCGCTTCCGGACCTTGTCTAACGGCAAGATCATGGCGATCTCGCAGCCGGGCAAGCGTACAGCCGAGATGCCCGACGGTCCGGTCTCCTACCAGTCCTGCATGGCCATCGCCCGGTACCCGTCCGATTGGTCGGATCAGGTGTCGAGCTTCACCTACATCGTCGATCAGGCGATCGGCGTCGACGCCGACTTCACACTCCGGCTGCGCTTCGACCAGAGCCTGGTCGACACCGGCACCTTCTCATCGACGGACAAGAACCTCGTCTCCGAGGGCATGGCCAACGCCGCCGACGAGTTCGAGGCGTTCAGCTACGTCGAGCGCCGCGACGAGCTCCGCGACTTCCACGCGGCGGTCAAGGCCGACAGCTCACGTCGCGGGATGCAGGTCACCGCGATCTTCGCCTTCGGCCACAAGAATCTCGACCATCTCCAGTCTCGACTGTCCGCGCTGACTCAGCGTTTCCGCTCCAACGGCTTCGTCCCGATCCTGCCCGTCGGTGGGCAGAAGGAGCTGTGGACGATGATGATGCCCGGATCGAGCCGTACCGGTCTCGGCGACGATCTCCTGCAGACCACCACCGCTCACTGGTTCTCCGGCGCGATCCCGCTCCGCCGGAGCTTTGCCGGCGACCAGACCGGCGTCCCGATCGCGATCAACAAGGAGAACGCGAACGGGCAGATCATCCTCGTCAACCTCATCAACGCCACCGATCGAGGCAACGCGTCCATCGCCTTCACCGGCGCGCAGGGTGGCGGCAAGAGCCATGCGATGAAGCTGATCCTGATGTGGATCGTCGCGCTCAACCGCTACGCCTCGATCATCGATCACTCGAAGCACGGAGAGTGGGCCGTGTACTGCCGCCCCCTCGCGCGCACCCAGGTCGTCAACGCGGCGTCTGGCGAGACCTCCACCGGCGACCGGCGCGTGATGGACCCGCTCAAGTGCCTCCCCAGCCCCGCCGCCGAGACCGTGATGCTGGCGCACTACCTCCCCCTGTTCGAGCTCGATACGAAGTCCGTGGAAGCCTCGTACTTCGCGCAGATCCTGCGCCCCGCGTTCCGTGAACCGCGCGGCATCACCAGCACGCGCCGGCTCATGGAGTACCTGCGCAACTCCGGCGACGCCGCGGCACAAACACTGCTGCTGCACTTCGACCACTGGGCCGCGCTCCACTTCACCGCGGCGTTCATCGATCCGGTGCCGAAGGACGACAACGACAAGGGACTGCCTCCGTTCGACGACCTGAACGATCTCGCACGGCGCATGGAGATCGGCGACAACCCGTACGCGACGGTCTTCCGAACCCAGGATCTGCCGGTCTACCGCGGCGACAAGGAGAACGGTGGATCCGACATCAACAAGTGGGCCGCCGCAGCCTACGGGTCGATCGCCCGCATCACGGCGTACCGCTTCGAGGTGATCCGCAGTACCTGCGTCTTCCTGGCGGACGAGATCAGCTTCCTCAAGGGCAACGAGGACGTGCTCGAGCTGCTCATCCGGAACTTCGACCGCACCGGCCGCAAGGACCGCAACCTGGTCGTCGCCGGCTCCCAGCACGCGGAGGACTTCGATCACAACTACACGATGATCGAGCGCATCGGCGCACTCCGCCAGCGCACCAAGCAGAACGCGATCGCAGCGCTTCGCCACGTCGGACTGCCGATCCTCGACGCCATCGTCGACGTGATGGTGACCAAGACGAGCCCGCCGGATCCCGACAACGACAACCTCGTCCGCGCCGGCCGCCACGGCGAGGGCTGGTGGAACGACGGCAACAACAACATCGTCCGCGTGCAGTACCTGCCGATCCTCTCGAGCAAGCTCGCGCGCTTCAGCGATACGACCGCGTCGAACATGCTCCGCGAAAGCGACCTTCGGAGCGCTCCCGAGCGGGAGGCCGCGTAG